In a genomic window of Nodosilinea sp. E11:
- a CDS encoding NAD(P)-dependent alcohol dehydrogenase has product MTTTVLGYAAKSATDDLAPYRFTRRDPRANDVAIEILYCGVCHSDLHTARNDWGGTTYPVVPGHEIIGRVVGVGDAVTRFKPGDRVGVGCMVDSCQRCAPCGQGLEQYCEESPTFTYDGSDRQDQTPTYGGYSQNIVVSDQFVLKIPEGLDPKGAAPLLCAGITTWSPLYHWQVGEGSRVAVVGLGGLGHMALKLAKGLGAEVTLLTRSPGKEEDARRLGADHIVISTDEGQMAAAKNQFDLIIDTVPTEHDLNPYLSTLALDGTLVLVGLLGNLVPTLNTVPLIMGRKSVAGSLIGGIAETQAMLDFCGEQGITADVEVIDIQNINEAYERMLKSDVKYRFVIDMASLTA; this is encoded by the coding sequence ATGACCACGACTGTACTCGGCTACGCCGCCAAGTCTGCTACAGATGATCTGGCCCCCTATCGCTTTACGCGTCGCGATCCGCGCGCTAACGATGTGGCGATCGAAATTCTCTACTGTGGTGTCTGTCACTCCGATTTGCACACGGCCCGCAATGACTGGGGCGGTACGACCTACCCCGTCGTGCCCGGCCATGAGATTATCGGTCGCGTGGTCGGCGTGGGTGACGCGGTGACGCGGTTTAAGCCGGGCGATCGGGTCGGCGTCGGCTGTATGGTCGATTCTTGCCAGCGCTGTGCGCCCTGCGGCCAGGGGTTAGAGCAATACTGCGAGGAGTCTCCCACCTTTACCTATGACGGCAGCGATCGCCAGGATCAAACCCCCACCTACGGCGGTTACTCCCAAAACATCGTCGTGTCAGATCAGTTTGTGCTGAAGATTCCTGAGGGGCTAGACCCCAAAGGGGCCGCACCGCTCCTGTGCGCCGGGATCACCACCTGGTCGCCCCTGTATCACTGGCAGGTAGGCGAGGGTAGCCGGGTGGCGGTGGTGGGCCTCGGCGGGTTGGGGCACATGGCGCTGAAACTGGCGAAGGGGCTGGGGGCAGAGGTGACGCTGTTGACCCGTTCCCCCGGCAAAGAAGAGGATGCCCGCCGACTGGGGGCCGATCACATTGTGATTTCCACCGACGAAGGGCAAATGGCCGCTGCCAAAAACCAGTTTGACCTGATCATCGACACCGTACCGACGGAGCACGATCTCAACCCCTACCTGTCGACGCTAGCCCTTGACGGCACGCTGGTGCTGGTGGGGCTGCTCGGCAATCTGGTGCCAACCCTAAATACGGTGCCGCTGATCATGGGGCGCAAATCAGTGGCCGGGTCGCTGATCGGCGGCATTGCCGAAACCCAGGCCATGCTCGATTTTTGTGGCGAACAGGGCATTACCGCCGATGTCGAAGTCATCGACATTCAGAACATCAATGAAGCCTATGAACGGATGCTGAAAAGCGATGTGAAATATCGCTTTGTGATCGACATGGCTTCGCTAACGGCCTGA
- a CDS encoding PAS domain S-box protein, protein MKRDASGKFVNNWERETKHRVSLSLTPTAWRSLDQAAKHQGISRSEIVEQFARSLEEADAASDGETTQIGRLQTQLLELQQQNQLLEEQLANAPGQVERATEHTVVAILESITDAFVAFDRDWRYTYVNQAAAQILHKAPEDLLGKQVWNEVFPQLVGGVAYEAMHRAIAEQVPVAWEEFGDPLYRWLEVNAYPSAAGITVYFRDVTERKQVEREREQLLRDLETEHAQFEAVLRQMPAGVLIAEAASNKLVLANEQAKQILDYSYEQSYELDNYTPIAPFQAFRPDGQKYDPHEFPLLRSLRDGEVVTHEEMELRWKNGQRTVISTNSAPILDKQGQILAAVVVFQDMTERQHTERLLRQQTEDLENQQKWLEAVLDLMPTPTVFIEPETAKVTFSNRIANELAGSDLPKHKFLEDYTNTYYCTDAQGDRIATDQIPGVLIARGEQVQNYELNWHTPSGIRATLCWGETLPAMYGHPAISIGMFHDVTRLKQIEGNLRQAEERLQLALSSAQMVAWDADLETQQVVCSPNAKDIWGQEVGTTEAFRALIHPDDRPLLQQAVDQAVVGDQSFAQEYRVVTPDGGECWLKSRGQVYLNEAGQAVRMTGVSIDITDRKQIEANRETLLTELQQKERQQQFLIELNDAARTLQDSEEIIWQMVTTTGQHFNVTRCAYGEIDAAQAQVIVNCDYCDGVSSVVGQHPLDALGADIIAELKQGKTIVVDDINCDPRTVGASAATFASIQTQALLCVPLVKRGRFVALLVLLHTRPRRWTTDDVALMERIAEKTWLAVERSRAEAELRDSEAYLQLALNIGRMGTWEWDMQTDAMRWSAGHFTILGYQPDECEPSYEMWASRVHPDDMATINAKSQQAIQERTEYHHEYRLRWPDGSIRWVEARGQFSYDVQGRPKQSIGAVIDITERKQAEEALHQALQKLNFHVENTPMAVVEWDRDFRVIRWSAGAERILGWQAEEMLGKTLTEIPFVYEEDQEPVAEVCRRLVCGEEPHILSYNRNYTKDRAVVHCEWYNSSLKDESGQMSSVLSLVLDITERKQAEQEREQLLERERLARAQAEAAQQQLATLVDTSPVGLALLDSEQRFVAINDALAEINGLPRDYHLGKAVPELFSQTDPAIVEVVGQIYATGEPFISPNLAINAPGRDDRHPGYYNVYYLPTVDSNQRVEGLLAYVVDITDRVKLEHAQQYLSESSAVLASSLDYQTTLEQVAQLTVPKLADWCTVHIVEENGTIGQIAVAHVDPAKLEWAYQLRDQYPLDINAERGAALTLRTGQSDFVPEIPDELLVHAAQDPEHLEILRQVGFSSVMTVPLCSQDRVIGVISFISAESGRRYTPTDLQLAEELAHRASLAIENAQLYQAAQRDRAKAEAANRIKDEFLAVLSHELRSPLNPILGWAKLLRSKPLDAAKTDQALETIERNAKLQAQLIEDLLDVSRILQGKLTLTIAPVNLVTTLEAAAETVRLAAEAKQIHLQITLNAIAGQVLGDTNRLQQVIWNLLSNAVKFTPAGGQVTITLEQVDAYAQIQVRDTGKGIHPDFLPHVFDYFRQEDGTTTRQFGGLGLGLAIVRQLTELHGGLVAAKSPGQNLGATFTVRLPLTLANPDQPSSAEPLTQATDLTGLRVLVVDDEADMRELASFILIQAGAQVATAASALQALSLLNQSVPDLLLCDIGMPEMNGYALIQQIRNRLPDQGGNIPAIALTAYAGEVNQQQALAAGFQLHLAKPIEPDVLVRTIATLVQSRTQAG, encoded by the coding sequence ATGAAACGCGACGCGAGCGGCAAGTTTGTGAACAACTGGGAGCGAGAGACCAAACATCGAGTCAGCCTATCTCTAACTCCTACAGCTTGGCGATCGCTCGATCAGGCAGCCAAACACCAGGGGATTTCCCGCTCTGAAATCGTTGAACAGTTTGCCCGCAGTTTAGAAGAGGCAGATGCCGCCTCCGACGGAGAAACTACTCAAATCGGACGGCTGCAAACCCAGTTGCTTGAGCTACAGCAGCAGAACCAGTTGCTGGAAGAGCAATTAGCGAATGCCCCAGGTCAAGTCGAGCGGGCAACGGAGCACACAGTCGTCGCTATTTTAGAAAGCATCACCGATGCGTTTGTAGCCTTTGATCGCGACTGGCGCTACACCTATGTCAACCAGGCGGCAGCTCAGATCTTGCACAAAGCCCCTGAAGACCTGCTCGGCAAGCAGGTTTGGAACGAGGTTTTTCCTCAGCTGGTGGGTGGGGTAGCCTACGAGGCCATGCATCGTGCGATCGCGGAACAAGTTCCGGTGGCTTGGGAAGAGTTTGGCGATCCCCTTTATCGATGGTTGGAGGTCAACGCCTACCCCTCAGCGGCGGGCATCACGGTTTATTTTCGCGATGTCACCGAACGTAAGCAGGTCGAGCGAGAGCGAGAGCAATTACTCCGCGATCTAGAGACAGAACACGCCCAGTTTGAAGCGGTGCTCCGACAGATGCCGGCAGGCGTATTGATTGCCGAGGCAGCGTCTAACAAATTAGTGCTAGCCAATGAGCAGGCGAAACAAATTTTGGACTATAGCTACGAGCAGTCCTATGAGCTGGATAACTATACCCCCATCGCTCCCTTTCAAGCGTTTCGCCCCGATGGACAAAAGTATGACCCCCATGAGTTTCCGCTACTGCGATCGCTGAGAGACGGCGAGGTCGTGACCCACGAGGAGATGGAGCTCCGCTGGAAGAATGGTCAGCGCACTGTAATTAGCACCAATTCGGCCCCCATTTTAGATAAACAGGGGCAAATTTTGGCCGCCGTAGTGGTGTTTCAAGACATGACCGAACGCCAGCACACCGAACGGCTTCTCAGACAGCAAACAGAAGATCTCGAAAACCAACAGAAATGGTTAGAAGCCGTCCTCGACTTAATGCCAACACCCACGGTTTTCATTGAGCCAGAAACGGCAAAAGTCACGTTTTCTAACCGGATTGCGAATGAATTAGCGGGGAGTGATTTACCCAAACATAAATTCTTAGAAGACTATACCAACACCTATTACTGCACCGATGCCCAGGGCGATCGCATTGCCACCGACCAAATACCAGGTGTGCTGATTGCCCGTGGAGAGCAGGTGCAGAACTATGAGCTGAACTGGCATACCCCCAGCGGCATTCGGGCCACCCTGTGCTGGGGAGAAACCCTACCCGCCATGTATGGGCATCCCGCGATCAGCATTGGCATGTTTCACGATGTGACCCGCCTCAAGCAGATTGAGGGAAACCTACGGCAGGCCGAAGAACGACTACAGCTAGCCCTCTCCTCGGCCCAAATGGTGGCCTGGGATGCGGATCTAGAAACGCAGCAGGTGGTCTGTTCTCCCAATGCCAAAGACATTTGGGGCCAGGAGGTAGGTACCACCGAGGCGTTTCGAGCGTTGATTCATCCTGACGATCGACCGCTGTTACAACAAGCAGTCGATCAGGCGGTCGTGGGAGACCAATCCTTTGCCCAAGAGTATCGAGTGGTCACCCCCGACGGTGGAGAGTGCTGGCTGAAGAGCCGGGGCCAAGTTTATCTTAACGAAGCGGGCCAAGCCGTACGCATGACTGGGGTTTCCATCGACATTACCGATCGCAAGCAAATTGAAGCCAACCGAGAAACCTTGCTGACAGAACTCCAGCAAAAAGAACGACAACAGCAGTTTTTGATTGAGCTGAATGATGCCGCCCGCACCCTGCAAGACTCCGAAGAAATTATTTGGCAGATGGTCACCACCACCGGCCAGCATTTCAACGTCACCCGCTGTGCCTACGGTGAAATCGATGCCGCCCAAGCCCAGGTGATCGTCAATTGCGATTACTGCGATGGCGTCAGCAGTGTGGTGGGCCAACATCCCTTAGATGCGCTTGGAGCCGACATCATTGCCGAGCTCAAGCAGGGCAAAACCATTGTGGTCGACGATATTAATTGCGATCCTCGCACCGTTGGAGCCAGTGCGGCAACCTTTGCCAGCATTCAAACCCAGGCTCTGCTCTGCGTACCCTTGGTGAAGCGGGGGCGGTTTGTCGCCCTCCTGGTGCTCCTTCACACCAGGCCACGCCGTTGGACAACGGACGATGTGGCCCTAATGGAACGCATCGCTGAAAAAACCTGGCTGGCCGTCGAGCGATCGCGGGCCGAAGCCGAACTGCGCGACAGTGAGGCTTACCTACAGCTCGCCCTCAACATTGGCCGGATGGGCACCTGGGAATGGGATATGCAGACCGATGCCATGCGCTGGTCGGCGGGGCATTTCACTATTTTGGGTTATCAACCCGACGAATGTGAACCAAGCTACGAGATGTGGGCCAGCCGTGTTCATCCCGATGACATGGCAACCATCAACGCCAAGTCTCAGCAGGCGATTCAGGAGCGCACCGAGTACCATCACGAATATCGTCTGCGCTGGCCCGATGGCTCTATTCGCTGGGTCGAAGCCAGAGGGCAGTTTTCCTACGATGTGCAAGGCCGTCCTAAGCAGTCGATCGGGGCGGTGATCGATATTACCGAACGCAAGCAAGCGGAAGAAGCCCTGCATCAGGCGCTGCAAAAGCTCAACTTCCATGTTGAAAACACGCCCATGGCCGTCGTCGAGTGGGATCGAGACTTTCGGGTAATTCGGTGGTCTGCGGGGGCCGAGCGCATCTTGGGTTGGCAAGCGGAAGAAATGCTGGGCAAAACCTTGACCGAGATCCCGTTTGTCTATGAGGAGGATCAGGAGCCTGTGGCCGAGGTCTGCCGTCGGCTGGTCTGTGGTGAAGAGCCCCACATCCTGTCATACAACCGCAACTACACCAAAGATCGTGCCGTAGTTCATTGCGAGTGGTACAACTCCAGTCTGAAAGACGAATCGGGGCAGATGAGTTCAGTCTTATCCTTGGTGCTGGATATCACCGAGCGCAAGCAAGCCGAGCAGGAACGCGAACAACTGCTAGAGCGCGAACGTCTGGCCCGAGCCCAGGCCGAAGCCGCCCAACAACAATTGGCTACTCTAGTGGACACCTCCCCGGTAGGGCTGGCGCTATTGGACAGTGAGCAGCGATTTGTCGCCATCAACGATGCCCTGGCTGAGATCAACGGGCTACCCCGTGACTATCACCTGGGGAAGGCTGTGCCGGAGCTCTTTAGTCAAACCGATCCGGCCATCGTCGAGGTTGTTGGCCAGATCTATGCCACCGGTGAGCCGTTTATTTCGCCCAACCTGGCCATCAATGCCCCTGGACGTGACGATCGCCATCCCGGCTACTACAACGTTTACTACCTGCCAACGGTGGACTCAAATCAGCGAGTAGAAGGGCTGTTAGCCTATGTGGTCGATATCACCGATCGCGTCAAACTAGAGCACGCCCAGCAGTATCTTTCGGAGTCGAGCGCCGTATTGGCCTCTTCCCTCGACTACCAAACCACCCTGGAGCAAGTTGCCCAACTCACGGTCCCGAAACTGGCCGACTGGTGTACCGTCCACATTGTGGAAGAGAATGGCACCATTGGCCAAATTGCCGTCGCCCACGTTGACCCCGCCAAGCTGGAATGGGCTTACCAGCTTCGAGACCAGTACCCTCTAGATATCAATGCAGAGCGCGGTGCCGCCCTGACCCTGCGTACCGGACAGTCAGACTTTGTGCCTGAAATTCCGGATGAACTGTTGGTCCACGCCGCCCAAGACCCTGAGCATTTAGAGATTTTGCGGCAGGTGGGCTTTAGCTCAGTGATGACGGTGCCGCTGTGCAGCCAAGACCGTGTTATCGGCGTGATCTCATTCATCTCGGCGGAGTCGGGCCGCCGCTACACCCCCACCGATTTACAGCTGGCCGAAGAATTGGCCCACCGGGCTTCCTTGGCGATCGAAAATGCTCAGCTCTACCAGGCTGCTCAGCGCGATCGCGCCAAAGCCGAAGCCGCCAACCGCATTAAAGACGAATTCTTAGCCGTCTTGTCCCATGAGTTGCGATCGCCCCTCAACCCGATCTTGGGCTGGGCCAAACTACTGCGCAGCAAGCCCCTAGATGCGGCCAAAACCGACCAGGCCCTAGAGACGATTGAGCGCAATGCCAAACTCCAGGCCCAGCTGATCGAAGACTTGCTTGATGTCTCCCGCATTTTGCAGGGCAAGCTGACCCTGACCATTGCCCCGGTAAATTTGGTCACCACCCTTGAAGCGGCGGCGGAAACCGTGCGCCTGGCGGCGGAAGCCAAACAAATTCACCTTCAAATCACGCTGAATGCGATCGCAGGCCAGGTTTTAGGCGATACCAATCGGCTGCAGCAGGTGATTTGGAACCTGCTCTCCAACGCGGTCAAGTTCACCCCGGCGGGGGGCCAGGTGACCATCACCCTAGAGCAGGTTGATGCCTACGCCCAAATCCAGGTGAGAGACACCGGCAAGGGCATTCATCCCGACTTCTTGCCCCACGTGTTTGACTATTTTCGGCAAGAAGATGGCACCACCACCCGCCAGTTTGGCGGCCTCGGCCTCGGCTTGGCGATCGTGCGTCAGCTCACCGAACTGCACGGCGGGCTGGTTGCAGCCAAAAGCCCAGGCCAAAACCTCGGTGCGACCTTTACCGTGCGGCTCCCTCTCACCCTAGCCAACCCGGATCAACCCTCTTCTGCTGAACCCTTGACCCAAGCGACCGACCTAACCGGGCTACGGGTCTTGGTGGTAGACGATGAGGCCGACATGCGAGAACTGGCTTCCTTCATTCTCATCCAGGCAGGAGCGCAGGTGGCCACGGCGGCCTCAGCCCTACAGGCCCTCAGCCTGCTCAATCAGTCGGTGCCCGACCTGCTGCTATGCGATATTGGCATGCCTGAGATGAATGGCTACGCGCTAATTCAGCAAATCCGCAACAGGCTGCCCGACCAGGGCGGTAATATCCCCGCGATCGCCCTGACCGCCTATGCGGGAGAGGTTAACCAGCAGCAGGCGCTGGCCGCTGGCTTTCAACTGCATCTGGCCAAACCCATCGAACCCGACGTACTGGTGAGAACGATCGCCACCCTAGTGCAGTCCCGAACACAAGCAGGCTAG
- a CDS encoding VOC family protein — protein sequence MNPFQQPGAFSWCELVTPDVAAAKAFYGPLFGWTLKEGPLGDTPYTVIEVEGKEIGGMAPPPPNQANMPPTWGVYITVEDVDAIAAQATALGGQVLLPPLLIEGTGKFTLIRDPQGATFCAIEYAQRS from the coding sequence ATGAATCCGTTTCAGCAACCTGGTGCGTTTAGCTGGTGCGAGTTAGTTACCCCCGATGTCGCCGCCGCCAAAGCGTTTTACGGTCCGCTATTTGGCTGGACGCTCAAAGAAGGCCCCCTCGGCGATACTCCTTACACCGTTATTGAAGTGGAGGGCAAGGAGATTGGCGGTATGGCCCCACCGCCGCCAAACCAGGCGAATATGCCGCCCACTTGGGGGGTCTACATTACGGTGGAGGATGTGGATGCGATCGCAGCACAAGCCACAGCCCTGGGCGGCCAGGTGCTGCTGCCGCCCCTGTTGATTGAGGGCACGGGCAAGTTTACGCTGATTCGAGACCCGCAAGGGGCAACGTTTTGCGCGATTGAATATGCCCAGCGCAGCTAG
- a CDS encoding pentapeptide repeat-containing protein: MKRLLAMLALALVLWGMGFAPAEAAIPDDVQKLLDTKKCQVCILNDADLSNTDLHGANLKIAVLTGANLSGADLSATNLMLSDMEGANLSGATLANAQMNGANLPGANLSGADLTNVEMTQANLSDADLSDADLSGAVMLSVTLGSANLKGANLKGANLRGTNRSMVLFCNTTMPDGAIENRDC; the protein is encoded by the coding sequence ATGAAACGCCTACTGGCCATGCTGGCCCTCGCTCTGGTGCTGTGGGGTATGGGCTTTGCCCCTGCCGAAGCCGCTATTCCCGACGATGTGCAGAAGCTGCTCGACACCAAAAAGTGCCAGGTGTGCATTCTTAACGATGCTGACCTAAGCAACACCGACCTGCACGGTGCCAACCTCAAAATTGCGGTACTCACTGGGGCCAACCTCTCGGGGGCCGATCTCAGCGCTACCAACCTCATGCTCAGCGATATGGAAGGCGCAAATCTGAGCGGGGCCACCCTGGCCAATGCCCAGATGAACGGTGCCAACTTGCCCGGAGCCAATCTCTCGGGGGCCGACCTCACCAATGTCGAAATGACCCAGGCCAACCTCAGCGATGCCGACCTGTCTGATGCCGACCTCAGCGGCGCGGTGATGTTAAGCGTCACCCTGGGCTCCGCTAACCTCAAGGGAGCCAACCTGAAAGGGGCGAATCTGCGCGGCACCAACCGCAGCATGGTGCTGTTTTGTAACACCACAATGCCCGACGGTGCGATCGAAAATCGCGATTGTTAA
- a CDS encoding DUF3124 domain-containing protein, producing the protein MAKFKGFLVTLGLSVLSACAPQAPANSPAPSPSTQQRFGDRPGLTVLATALTDPVQGQTLYVPVYSEIFDSDSNRAFQLTVTLSLRNSDRSQPIVITTLDYYNSGGDRISTYLDQPIQLGPLASTEIVVDRTNTTGGAGANFIVEWQAIAPVSNPVIEAVMISTTSQQGMSFVSPGHIIAELHP; encoded by the coding sequence ATGGCGAAGTTTAAGGGTTTTCTGGTCACGCTAGGGCTGAGTGTGCTGTCGGCCTGCGCACCTCAGGCTCCGGCTAATAGCCCAGCTCCTAGCCCCTCAACCCAGCAGCGGTTTGGCGATCGCCCCGGCCTTACCGTCTTAGCCACCGCCCTTACAGACCCTGTACAGGGCCAAACCCTCTACGTGCCAGTGTATTCAGAAATTTTCGACTCTGATAGCAACCGCGCCTTTCAGCTCACGGTTACCCTCAGTTTGCGCAACAGCGATCGCAGTCAGCCCATTGTCATTACCACCCTCGACTACTACAACTCAGGGGGCGATCGCATCAGCACCTACCTCGATCAGCCAATTCAGCTTGGTCCTCTGGCGTCTACAGAAATCGTGGTTGACCGCACCAACACCACTGGCGGGGCGGGCGCTAACTTTATTGTCGAGTGGCAGGCGATCGCCCCCGTCAGCAATCCTGTGATCGAAGCCGTAATGATCAGCACCACCTCCCAACAGGGCATGTCCTTCGTCAGCCCCGGCCACATCATCGCCGAACTCCACCCCTAG
- a CDS encoding YihY/virulence factor BrkB family protein → MLNSVRSRLIPYLRTQVLPSKPAQLLIQTWLKWDRDNVPGMAAALSYYALFSLFPLLLVVLSVIGALVGPNTEVFSAIQDVIVRYLPPEVHDLIRDTIISLYENSVGAGLIGFGILLFAASTIFGMLKRSVNKIWESPSQVSEAGSPVKMATFFLLNKLSAFLLVLATALLLLASLVSNIVIRAILTLITTFQETFAVWEIDEVLLAQGLQAGWSFLGLGLAIAGLFRILPTIRLSWRDIWPGALLTTVLLALLQWLVSNSIISLGSRFVSYGVIGSVMILMLWIFLACQIFFAGCEFSFVYAHLFGSRRRVARFGPGVGEGGSAPLQ, encoded by the coding sequence ATGCTCAACTCCGTGCGATCGCGCCTCATCCCCTACCTGCGCACCCAGGTGCTCCCCTCTAAACCGGCTCAGCTACTGATTCAAACCTGGCTCAAGTGGGATCGCGACAATGTGCCTGGCATGGCGGCGGCCCTATCTTACTACGCGCTGTTTTCGCTGTTTCCACTATTGCTGGTGGTGCTCAGCGTCATTGGGGCGCTGGTCGGCCCCAACACCGAAGTTTTTAGCGCTATTCAAGATGTGATTGTGCGCTACCTGCCCCCCGAGGTACATGACCTGATTCGAGACACCATCATTTCTCTCTACGAAAACAGCGTTGGGGCTGGGCTGATTGGGTTTGGCATTTTGCTGTTTGCCGCCAGCACCATCTTTGGCATGCTCAAGCGATCGGTCAACAAGATTTGGGAGTCGCCCAGCCAGGTCAGCGAAGCGGGGTCGCCGGTCAAAATGGCCACCTTTTTCCTGCTCAATAAACTGTCGGCGTTTTTGCTGGTGCTGGCCACGGCACTACTGCTGCTGGCCTCCCTGGTGTCGAATATCGTGATTAGGGCGATTCTCACCCTGATTACCACCTTTCAAGAAACCTTTGCCGTTTGGGAGATTGACGAAGTCTTACTGGCCCAGGGGTTGCAGGCGGGCTGGTCATTTTTGGGCCTGGGCTTGGCGATCGCGGGCCTGTTTCGCATTCTACCTACCATCCGGCTCTCCTGGCGCGACATCTGGCCGGGTGCGCTGCTCACCACCGTCCTGCTGGCCCTGCTGCAATGGCTGGTCAGCAACAGCATCATCAGCCTGGGCAGTCGCTTTGTCAGCTATGGCGTCATCGGCAGCGTGATGATCTTAATGCTGTGGATTTTTCTGGCCTGCCAGATCTTCTTTGCGGGGTGCGAATTTTCGTTTGTCTACGCCCATCTGTTTGGCAGCAGGCGACGGGTCGCTAGATTTGGGCCAGGAGTGGGCGAAGGAGGAAGCGCTCCTCTACAGTAG
- the ltaE gene encoding low-specificity L-threonine aldolase → MATIHPSTDFRSDTVTWPTPTMIEAMATAELGDDVYGEDPTVNQLETLAANLLGKEAGLFVTSGTQGNLIAALTHAQRGDEAILGADAHTFCWEAGGIAVLGGITPRPLPTDSRGRMALDQIKAAIRSDNPHLPHSRLILLENSSGGNHGAAIELDYFAAIYTLAQTHDLKVHLDGARLFNATTALGLDPAAMAAQVDSVSICLSKGLCAPVGSLLVGSKAFIHQARRHRKLLGGGMRQAGGLAAAGIIALKTMTQRLQSDHDQAQTLAQGLATIPGIDIDPAVVETNMVFFDLAAEVPVTPAELIKTLQLEYGLYLGGYGDRTLRAVTHYWIEPAQVERLVNAIRAIVATQ, encoded by the coding sequence ATGGCCACCATTCACCCCTCCACCGACTTCCGCTCCGACACCGTCACCTGGCCCACCCCCACCATGATCGAGGCCATGGCCACCGCCGAACTGGGCGATGACGTCTACGGCGAAGACCCCACCGTCAATCAACTAGAAACCTTGGCGGCCAACCTGCTGGGCAAAGAGGCAGGACTGTTTGTCACCAGCGGCACCCAGGGCAACTTGATCGCGGCCCTCACCCATGCCCAGCGCGGCGACGAAGCCATTCTGGGTGCAGACGCCCACACCTTCTGCTGGGAGGCCGGGGGCATTGCGGTGCTAGGGGGGATTACGCCCCGCCCGCTGCCCACCGATAGCCGGGGCCGCATGGCGTTGGATCAGATTAAAGCGGCGATTCGGAGCGACAACCCCCACCTGCCCCACAGCCGCCTGATCTTGCTAGAAAACAGCTCTGGCGGCAACCACGGCGCGGCCATTGAACTCGACTATTTTGCGGCGATCTATACCCTGGCCCAGACCCACGATCTCAAAGTTCACCTCGATGGGGCTCGCCTATTCAACGCCACCACCGCCCTAGGCCTCGATCCAGCGGCCATGGCTGCCCAGGTCGATTCGGTCAGCATCTGCCTGAGCAAGGGGCTGTGTGCCCCGGTGGGGTCGCTGCTGGTCGGCAGCAAGGCGTTTATTCACCAGGCCCGCCGCCACCGTAAGCTACTGGGCGGCGGCATGCGCCAGGCAGGGGGGCTGGCAGCGGCGGGCATTATTGCCCTCAAGACCATGACCCAGCGGTTGCAGAGCGACCATGATCAGGCCCAAACCCTAGCCCAGGGGCTGGCCACCATCCCTGGCATCGACATTGACCCAGCGGTGGTCGAAACCAACATGGTGTTTTTTGATCTGGCGGCAGAAGTACCTGTAACGCCAGCGGAGCTGATCAAGACCCTCCAGCTAGAGTATGGGCTGTACCTGGGCGGCTACGGCGATCGCACCCTACGAGCCGTCACCCACTACTGGATCGAGCCCGCCCAGGTAGAACGCCTCGTCAACGCCATTCGCGCCATTGTTGCCACCCAATAA
- a CDS encoding precorrin-8X methylmutase — MEWHVTDAQSLRVIDSEIGDHSFSPSEYEIVRRVIYATADFDFKDHIHFSDQALQSGAAALAARTTLIVDVPMVQVGITPGIQHTFANPVYCSMDALTRPQKGKSQASWGVETLAQRYPEGIFVIGASEAALATLVDLIDAEKVRPALVVATPAGFIDTAVIKARLQDTMVPHVTTKGPKGSAVVAAAIINGLVDLSWQAYGQDSP; from the coding sequence ATGGAATGGCATGTGACTGATGCCCAGAGCTTGAGAGTCATTGACTCCGAAATTGGCGACCACAGCTTCTCGCCCTCGGAGTACGAAATTGTGCGCCGAGTCATCTACGCTACCGCCGATTTTGACTTTAAAGACCACATCCACTTTTCTGACCAAGCGCTGCAATCGGGGGCCGCTGCCCTCGCGGCGCGCACAACCCTGATTGTGGATGTGCCCATGGTGCAGGTGGGCATTACCCCCGGCATTCAGCACACCTTTGCCAACCCCGTCTATTGCAGCATGGATGCCCTCACCCGACCCCAAAAGGGCAAAAGTCAGGCCTCTTGGGGGGTAGAAACCCTGGCCCAGCGCTATCCCGAAGGCATTTTTGTGATTGGGGCGTCTGAGGCGGCTCTGGCCACCCTGGTCGATTTAATCGATGCCGAAAAAGTGCGTCCGGCCCTGGTGGTGGCCACGCCCGCCGGGTTTATTGACACTGCGGTGATTAAAGCTCGTCTACAAGATACGATGGTGCCCCACGTCACCACCAAGGGGCCGAAGGGCAGCGCTGTCGTGGCCGCAGCCATTATCAATGGGCTGGTAGATTTATCGTGGCAGGCCTACGGCCAAGACAGTCCTTAA